AGGTCGAATCACGTATCGTTATAAATAACACTCCGACATAAAGGAGGATATACCAATGAAAGTCAGAGCATCGGTCAAACCGATCTGTGAAAGTTGTAAAGTCATTCGTCG
Above is a window of Litoribacterium kuwaitense DNA encoding:
- the rpmJ gene encoding 50S ribosomal protein L36: MKVRASVKPICESCKVIRRKGRVMVICSNPKHKQKQG